In the Lysinibacillus sp. PLM2 genome, one interval contains:
- a CDS encoding alkaline phosphatase, translating into MENWIINIMEDFGYIGVFLLIMLENIFPPIPSEVILTFGGYMTTQSNLTFIGVVIASTLGSVAGAIALYDVGRIVGIKRIGRFVDKWGRVLRLTNEDIYKANDWFKKYGVWTVFFCRFVPLIRSLISLPAGMSKMNFWVFLLLTTIGTFIWNIVLIYLGTQVGENWDTIVEYMDTYSNIAYASLAILFILFVIWIIRRKSKRK; encoded by the coding sequence ATGGAAAATTGGATTATAAATATTATGGAAGATTTCGGCTATATCGGGGTCTTTTTGTTAATTATGTTAGAAAACATATTTCCACCTATCCCATCAGAAGTCATTTTGACATTTGGTGGTTATATGACCACTCAATCAAATCTGACGTTTATCGGGGTTGTCATTGCTTCCACCCTTGGTTCAGTTGCTGGAGCAATCGCGCTTTATGATGTAGGAAGGATTGTTGGTATTAAGCGGATTGGAAGATTTGTAGATAAATGGGGACGAGTATTACGTTTAACGAATGAGGATATTTATAAAGCGAATGATTGGTTTAAAAAATACGGCGTATGGACAGTGTTCTTCTGTCGTTTTGTTCCATTAATACGAAGTTTAATTTCTCTTCCTGCTGGTATGTCTAAAATGAACTTTTGGGTGTTTTTACTATTAACAACTATCGGTACGTTTATTTGGAATATTGTCTTGATTTACTTAGGAACTCAGGTAGGGGAAAATTGGGATACTATCGTTGAATACATGGATACTTATTCAAATATCGCCTATGCATCATTGGCAATATTATTTATACTTTTTGTAATTTGGATTATTCGAAGAAAATCAAAAAGAAAATAA
- the yjlD gene encoding NADH dehydrogenase-like protein YjlD, producing the protein MSKEIVILGAGYGGLLTAQTLRKYLSKDEAKITVVNKYPTHQLITELHRLAGGTIAEKAISFPLEKLFKGKDINVLVQEVKSFSVANKEVYFANGSVIEYDTLVVALGSQTGYFGIPGLEENSMVLKSVEDANKIYSHIERHIEKFAKSKDQADGTIVIGGGGLTGVELVGEIVDNLPKIAEKHGVDTADIQIKLVEAGPKILPVLPDDLIERATKSLSARGVEFLTGLPVTGVEGNVISLKDGSTITANTFVWTGGVAALPFIQESGLECDRGKAIVNNYLQSVSHPDVYVVGDASVILPEGGGRPLYPPTAQMAWQMGEFCGYNIFASIRGQKLKEFAPINSGTLASLGRKDGVATVGKNNIPLKGLPASLMKEASHVRYLSHIKALYGLAY; encoded by the coding sequence ATGTCAAAAGAAATCGTCATCTTAGGTGCTGGTTATGGCGGTCTATTAACTGCTCAAACATTACGCAAATACTTAAGTAAAGATGAAGCGAAAATTACTGTAGTAAATAAATATCCAACTCATCAGCTTATTACTGAATTACATCGTCTTGCTGGTGGTACAATTGCTGAGAAAGCAATTTCATTCCCCCTTGAAAAGTTATTCAAAGGAAAAGATATTAACGTTTTAGTTCAAGAAGTAAAATCTTTCTCTGTTGCAAACAAAGAAGTATATTTTGCAAATGGTTCAGTTATTGAATACGATACACTTGTTGTTGCTCTTGGAAGTCAAACAGGATACTTCGGTATTCCCGGCTTAGAAGAAAATAGTATGGTATTAAAATCTGTTGAAGATGCTAATAAAATTTATAGTCATATCGAACGCCATATCGAAAAATTTGCAAAATCAAAAGATCAAGCAGATGGAACAATTGTTATTGGTGGCGGCGGTTTAACAGGTGTTGAGCTTGTTGGTGAAATCGTTGACAACCTTCCGAAAATTGCGGAAAAACACGGTGTCGATACTGCTGATATTCAAATTAAACTTGTTGAAGCTGGTCCAAAAATCCTTCCTGTATTACCAGATGATTTAATCGAACGAGCTACTAAATCATTATCTGCTCGTGGTGTTGAATTCTTAACAGGTCTTCCTGTTACAGGTGTTGAAGGTAATGTGATTTCTTTAAAAGATGGTTCAACAATTACTGCAAATACATTCGTATGGACTGGTGGCGTTGCTGCCCTTCCATTTATTCAAGAATCTGGTCTTGAATGTGATCGCGGAAAAGCAATTGTAAACAACTACTTACAATCTGTTTCTCACCCTGATGTTTATGTTGTTGGTGATGCTTCTGTAATCCTTCCAGAAGGTGGCGGTCGCCCATTATATCCACCAACTGCTCAAATGGCATGGCAAATGGGTGAATTCTGTGGGTACAATATCTTTGCATCTATTAGAGGTCAAAAACTTAAAGAGTTTGCACCAATCAACTCTGGTACTCTAGCAAGTCTTGGACGTAAAGATGGCGTTGCAACTGTTGGTAAAAACAACATTCCATTAAAAGGCCTTCCTGCTTCATTAATGAAAGAAGCAAGCCATGTTCGTTATTTATCACATATTAAGGCTTTATACGGCTTAGCATATTAA
- a CDS encoding elongation factor G-binding protein, producing the protein MTKFMNVEQYQFIKKQAKKILNANTTSKDKNVINAIYALVQEEINEKLTFHEIEQQLVLQPIFNIQTKEQLELFASEIKQYVIHFKVPTESEIKKLFPKDKKLKLPKTEAIDWSEISYLSWIDSGSNRKYVVYYDDGILKGVRGVFSHTEKMGICSVCNQHSKVGMLLVSKTGTALGTYTKKGNYICENSESCNESLTDLNRFKEFVNNLR; encoded by the coding sequence ATGACAAAATTTATGAATGTCGAGCAATATCAATTTATTAAAAAACAAGCAAAAAAAATATTAAATGCAAATACAACATCTAAAGATAAAAATGTAATCAATGCGATTTATGCTCTTGTGCAAGAGGAGATTAATGAAAAATTAACATTCCATGAAATCGAACAACAGCTTGTGTTACAACCCATTTTCAACATACAAACAAAAGAACAGTTGGAATTATTTGCGAGTGAAATAAAACAATATGTGATTCATTTCAAGGTACCGACAGAAAGTGAAATAAAAAAGCTATTTCCAAAAGATAAGAAATTAAAGCTACCGAAGACTGAAGCAATTGACTGGAGCGAAATATCCTATTTAAGCTGGATTGATTCAGGCTCTAATCGTAAGTATGTAGTTTATTATGATGATGGGATTTTAAAAGGTGTACGTGGTGTATTCAGTCATACTGAAAAAATGGGAATATGTTCTGTTTGTAATCAACATTCAAAAGTGGGTATGCTTTTGGTCTCGAAAACTGGAACAGCTCTTGGTACTTATACGAAAAAAGGTAACTATATTTGTGAAAATAGTGAATCGTGCAATGAATCTTTAACGGATTTAAATCGATTCAAAGAGTTTGTTAATAATTTAAGGTAA
- a CDS encoding UPF0721 transmembrane protein has product MFMDLELSTIILLFVLGFLAAFIDSVVGGGGLISLPALMFTGLSPSAAVATNKLAGTMGSFTSTVTFYRSGNLELKTIKKLFPIVFIAAAIGAWIVHLMDPTLLKPLMLIMLAGVLVYTIFKKDWGSISTYEKLSPLKYFGFFLLVFAIGFYDGFLGPGTGSFLIFAFLMIGFDFLRAAGNAKFLNFGSNIGALIMFIFLGQINYAYGLIMGVAQIIGAICGSKYAIKRGSGYVRGLFIIVTIILLAKNAYDFFFRWK; this is encoded by the coding sequence ATGTTTATGGATTTAGAATTATCCACTATAATTCTACTATTTGTTTTAGGTTTTTTAGCTGCCTTTATCGATTCCGTTGTTGGCGGAGGTGGACTTATTTCACTACCAGCGCTCATGTTTACTGGCTTAAGCCCATCCGCTGCGGTTGCAACAAACAAACTAGCAGGTACAATGGGTTCTTTTACGAGTACAGTAACCTTTTATCGTTCTGGTAATCTCGAATTAAAAACAATTAAAAAATTATTTCCCATCGTATTTATAGCTGCAGCAATCGGGGCTTGGATTGTCCATTTAATGGACCCTACTCTTTTAAAGCCTTTAATGCTCATAATGCTAGCGGGTGTATTAGTATATACCATATTCAAAAAAGATTGGGGGAGCATTTCCACTTATGAAAAGCTATCACCCTTAAAATACTTTGGCTTTTTCCTTTTAGTATTTGCAATAGGCTTTTATGACGGATTTTTAGGACCTGGAACAGGGTCATTTTTAATTTTTGCTTTTTTAATGATCGGCTTTGATTTTTTAAGAGCAGCTGGTAACGCGAAGTTCCTTAACTTTGGCAGTAACATCGGTGCACTTATCATGTTTATATTTTTAGGGCAAATCAATTATGCGTATGGATTAATTATGGGTGTTGCACAAATTATTGGAGCAATTTGTGGATCTAAGTATGCGATAAAACGTGGTAGTGGATATGTACGAGGTCTTTTCATCATCGTTACTATAATATTACTTGCAAAAAATGCGTATGATTTTTTTTTTAGATGGAAATAA
- a CDS encoding MFS transporter, producing the protein MTITANNSMENWKKNIILFLSSQTISLFGSSLVQYAIMWYVTLSTQSGIMMTIFILCGFIPTFLLSPFAGVWADRYNRKVLMIVSDSLIALSTLILAIIFLMGYDSMWLLFVVAAIRALGTGVQTPAVGAVLPQIVPEEHLVKVNGINGSIQAVIMFISPMVSAALLSTTAIEVIFFVDVITAAIAVSILLLFLRIPTHAKAAQSEKVSYFKDFQLGLTYINNNRFLKVLFIMFAVFFVLMAPAAFLTPLQVARSFGDDVWRLTAIEIAFSIGMMAGGGVIAAWGGFKNRIHTMAFSGLIMGICTVALGIVPSFWIYLLFMGIFGIAMPIFNTPTTVLIQEKVDGDYLGRVFGVFGMISTSMMPIGMLIFGPIADVIAIEWLLIGTGLVMMFLLIFLIKSKTLIEAGNPKTSEVLE; encoded by the coding sequence ATGACTATTACAGCAAATAACTCAATGGAGAATTGGAAAAAGAACATCATTCTTTTTTTGAGTAGTCAAACAATCTCATTATTTGGATCTTCGTTAGTACAGTATGCCATTATGTGGTATGTTACACTTTCGACTCAGTCCGGTATAATGATGACTATTTTTATACTATGTGGGTTTATCCCAACATTTCTTTTATCACCATTTGCAGGAGTCTGGGCGGATAGATATAATCGTAAAGTATTAATGATTGTATCAGATTCACTAATTGCACTATCTACTTTAATATTAGCAATCATATTTTTGATGGGTTATGATTCCATGTGGCTATTATTTGTAGTCGCTGCGATTCGAGCGCTCGGAACGGGTGTCCAAACCCCTGCTGTTGGAGCAGTATTGCCACAAATTGTTCCGGAAGAGCACCTTGTCAAAGTAAACGGTATTAATGGGTCGATACAGGCTGTCATTATGTTTATATCCCCTATGGTTAGTGCTGCATTGCTTTCTACAACCGCTATTGAGGTGATTTTCTTTGTTGATGTAATCACCGCAGCAATAGCTGTAAGTATTTTGCTATTGTTCTTACGAATCCCAACTCATGCAAAAGCGGCACAAAGCGAAAAAGTAAGTTACTTTAAGGATTTTCAATTAGGTTTAACATACATTAATAATAATAGATTCTTGAAAGTTCTGTTTATAATGTTTGCGGTTTTCTTTGTTTTGATGGCACCGGCGGCATTTTTAACACCTCTCCAAGTTGCCCGTAGTTTTGGGGATGATGTTTGGAGATTAACAGCTATTGAAATTGCCTTTTCTATAGGAATGATGGCTGGTGGTGGAGTAATAGCTGCGTGGGGTGGGTTTAAAAATAGGATTCATACAATGGCGTTCTCAGGCCTCATTATGGGGATTTGTACAGTAGCCCTTGGAATTGTTCCATCATTCTGGATCTATTTACTTTTCATGGGGATTTTCGGTATTGCGATGCCGATTTTTAATACACCAACAACAGTATTAATTCAAGAAAAAGTCGATGGAGATTACTTAGGCCGAGTTTTCGGTGTGTTTGGTATGATCTCAACATCTATGATGCCAATTGGCATGTTAATTTTCGGGCCAATTGCTGATGTAATTGCAATAGAGTGGCTATTAATTGGGACAGGGCTCGTTATGATGTTTTTGTTAATTTTCCTAATTAAAAGTAAAACACTCATTGAAGCAGGTAATCCAAAGACAAGTGAAGTGCTAGAGTAA
- a CDS encoding MerR family transcriptional regulator, protein MEYTISKLAKLANVSARTLRYYDEINLLKPTRISSAGYRIYGQQEVDRLQQILFFRELDVDLETITSIMNDPNFDKNKALQSHLRELIKKRSRLDKLIGAVEKTIAHEKGELVMSNNEKFEAFKNKLIEDNEKQYGEEIRQKYGEEVVEKSNNQFKNMSKEDYESFTKLGEEILELLPTAFKTGDPASPIAQELAEKHKQWLTYTWPSYSEEAHVGLAEMYVSDERFKAYYDKTTKGGTEFLRDAILIFTQKD, encoded by the coding sequence ATGGAGTACACAATTAGTAAATTAGCAAAGCTAGCGAATGTTAGTGCACGAACATTACGCTATTATGATGAAATTAATTTACTTAAACCAACAAGAATTAGTAGTGCTGGATATAGAATTTACGGTCAGCAGGAAGTGGATCGATTACAACAAATATTGTTTTTTAGAGAGCTAGATGTTGATTTAGAAACGATTACTTCTATCATGAATGATCCTAATTTCGACAAGAATAAAGCATTACAATCACATCTCCGTGAGCTCATCAAAAAAAGATCTCGACTGGATAAACTTATTGGGGCGGTTGAAAAAACAATTGCTCATGAAAAAGGAGAGTTAGTTATGTCAAATAACGAAAAATTTGAAGCATTTAAAAATAAATTAATTGAGGATAATGAAAAACAATATGGGGAGGAAATTCGCCAGAAATATGGGGAGGAAGTTGTTGAAAAGTCCAATAACCAATTCAAAAATATGTCAAAAGAAGATTATGAATCATTTACAAAGCTTGGTGAAGAGATTCTCGAATTACTTCCAACGGCTTTTAAAACCGGTGATCCAGCTTCTCCAATAGCTCAAGAGTTAGCTGAGAAACATAAACAATGGCTAACATATACTTGGCCATCTTATTCAGAAGAAGCTCACGTTGGACTTGCAGAAATGTATGTCTCTGATGAACGATTTAAAGCATATTATGATAAAACAACAAAAGGCGGAACTGAATTTTTACGAGATGCTATTCTTATTTTCACTCAGAAGGATTAA
- a CDS encoding hypothetical protein (frameshifted, deletion at around 3705697;~possible pseudo due to internal stop codon) — protein sequence MTEIGEVETNIGKIVKKVPYIDPSVKNKEVDKMFTANPNMRGIVVVHHGKPIAHITRTHFYQKIGTLYGYNLFMGRESKLLAKTDPLIVDYFQSITEVSRLAMEREEEDLYDDVIVTKDGKFTGVVSIRALLMKFVEIQVELASFLNPLSSLPGNHLINEKLVETISLEQYSVLYFDIDFFKTYNDLYGFNRGDKVLLHLTEILKRNVLHYGYFLGHIGGDDFMAIIPHYDVEPICQKIIEEFDGTIPEFYDSHHLTDPTLKIKGRTGQMENISIMSLSIAVITNKEQHYEVAEELSDRVAAVKRDCKKYKGSCYIIDKCDLTK from the coding sequence GTGACGGAAATAGGAGAAGTAGAAACAAATATAGGGAAAATCGTGAAAAAGGTCCCTTATATTGATCCATCAGTGAAAAATAAAGAAGTGGATAAAATGTTTACGGCTAATCCTAATATGCGAGGCATCGTTGTCGTACATCATGGAAAGCCGATTGCGCATATCACAAGAACCCATTTTTATCAAAAAATCGGGACTTTGTATGGGTATAACCTTTTTATGGGGCGAGAAAGTAAACTTTTAGCAAAAACGGATCCTCTTATTGTTGACTATTTTCAATCGATTACAGAAGTCAGTCGTTTAGCAATGGAACGAGAAGAAGAAGATTTATATGATGATGTCATTGTTACGAAAGATGGGAAATTCACGGGTGTCGTAAGTATTCGAGCATTACTAATGAAGTTTGTTGAAATACAGGTCGAATTAGCAAGTTTCCTTAATCCATTAAGTAGTTTACCAGGTAATCACTTAATCAATGAAAAACTTGTGGAAACAATATCCCTCGAACAGTATAGTGTTTTATATTTTGATATAGACTTCTTTAAAACCTATAACGACTTATATGGCTTTAATAGAGGGGATAAAGTACTTTTACATTTAACTGAAATATTGAAAAGAAATGTTCTTCATTATGGATATTTCTTAGGACACATTGGGGGTGATGATTTTATGGCGATCATTCCCCATTATGACGTTGAACCAATCTGCCAAAAAATCATTGAAGAGTTTGATGGAACTATTCCCGAATTTTATGATTCACATCATTTAACGGATCCTACTCTAAAAATAAAGGGAAGAACTGGACAGATGGAGAATATTTCAATTATGTCCTTATCAATAGCGGTGATTACAAATAAAGAACAACATTACGAAGTTGCAGAGGAACTATCGGATAGGGTTGCAGCCGTCAAACGTGACTGTAAAAAATACAAAGGAAGCTGCTATATAATTGATAAATGCGACCTTACCAAATAA
- the ypbQ gene encoding hypothetical protein, with protein sequence MILFSIILTIVILQRLVELLIAKKNERIMLSKGAFEAGSSHYPYMIALHVSFFLSLIIEVLLFDKGISFIFPYLFTFFIFVQLMRVWCLMSLGVFWNTKIIILPGANIVKKGPYLFIRHPNYLVVCSEILVLPLMFNAYFTAILFTLLNFLMLSVRIPIEEKALIEATNYSEQFKRRFQHQDIN encoded by the coding sequence TTGATTCTATTTAGTATTATTTTAACAATCGTCATTTTACAAAGGCTAGTTGAATTATTAATTGCAAAGAAGAATGAAAGAATCATGCTTTCCAAAGGAGCGTTTGAGGCGGGTTCATCTCATTATCCTTATATGATTGCCTTACATGTGTCATTTTTTCTTAGTCTAATTATCGAAGTTCTTTTATTTGATAAAGGAATTTCTTTTATTTTCCCTTATTTATTTACATTTTTTATCTTTGTTCAATTGATGCGAGTATGGTGTCTAATGTCTTTAGGGGTATTTTGGAATACGAAAATTATTATTTTGCCTGGAGCGAATATTGTCAAAAAAGGACCCTACCTATTTATACGTCACCCAAATTATTTAGTGGTTTGTTCTGAAATTTTAGTATTGCCATTAATGTTTAATGCTTACTTTACTGCAATTTTGTTTACTTTACTTAATTTTCTTATGCTTTCTGTAAGAATTCCAATTGAAGAAAAAGCATTAATAGAAGCAACTAATTACTCAGAACAGTTTAAAAGAAGGTTTCAACACCAAGATATTAATTAG
- the yfnC gene encoding putative MFS-type transporter YfnC → MLEKQATQNNPIYPIMIAIGVAHLINDTMQSVVPAMFPIFERDLGLSFTQLGVITFVLNMVSSALQPVIGFVSDKKPMPYALPIGMMSAFIGILMLVLAGQYWMIIIAVIFLGFGSAIFHPEGSRVSFMAAGNKRGLSQSIYQVGGNSGQALAPLISAFVLDSLGQHGAAIVLLLAAIGIAILLKISRWYVRQLEAERTSQKKNKILISSLPPLTKKQVSFAIALLLTIIFARSFYTTNITSFYVFYLMDHYGLSLQFGQVLIFIFMAFGVVGTFFGGSLSDRIGRKNVILLSVVVPMPFCLILPYMPLFLVPIVLIIIGTLIMISFSVTVIYAQELVPTKIGTMAGLTTGFAFGMGAIGGVIIGFLLDTIGIDTTMKIVSFLPLILIVAFLLPKDKVEKLA, encoded by the coding sequence ATGCTCGAAAAACAAGCTACTCAAAATAATCCAATTTACCCTATTATGATTGCGATTGGTGTAGCCCACTTAATAAACGATACGATGCAATCTGTAGTACCAGCAATGTTCCCTATTTTTGAAAGGGATTTAGGATTATCATTTACCCAGCTCGGGGTTATTACCTTTGTTTTAAACATGGTTTCATCTGCACTACAGCCTGTTATTGGTTTTGTAAGCGATAAAAAACCGATGCCCTATGCACTTCCTATTGGAATGATGAGTGCGTTTATAGGAATTCTTATGCTTGTTTTAGCTGGGCAATATTGGATGATTATTATCGCTGTAATCTTTTTAGGATTCGGTTCTGCCATATTTCATCCTGAAGGTTCTCGTGTATCATTTATGGCTGCTGGAAATAAAAGAGGCTTATCACAATCGATTTATCAGGTCGGAGGAAATTCAGGACAAGCACTTGCTCCGTTAATTAGTGCATTTGTTTTGGATTCTTTAGGTCAACATGGTGCTGCTATTGTCTTATTGTTAGCTGCCATAGGAATTGCCATTTTATTAAAAATTTCTCGTTGGTATGTTCGACAGTTAGAGGCAGAAAGAACATCTCAAAAAAAGAATAAAATACTCATTTCCTCTTTACCACCTTTAACGAAGAAACAAGTTAGTTTTGCGATTGCTTTATTATTAACAATTATTTTTGCACGTTCTTTTTATACAACAAATATAACAAGCTTCTACGTCTTTTATTTAATGGATCACTATGGTCTAAGTTTACAGTTTGGACAAGTACTAATTTTCATTTTTATGGCTTTTGGCGTTGTAGGTACCTTTTTTGGAGGATCTCTTTCAGACCGTATAGGACGAAAAAATGTCATATTACTTTCAGTAGTAGTGCCTATGCCATTTTGTCTTATTCTTCCCTATATGCCGTTATTCTTAGTCCCTATTGTATTGATTATAATAGGGACATTGATTATGATTAGTTTCTCCGTCACCGTCATCTACGCACAAGAGTTAGTACCAACTAAAATTGGGACAATGGCTGGTTTAACGACTGGGTTTGCTTTTGGAATGGGTGCAATTGGTGGTGTAATCATCGGTTTTCTTTTAGATACAATCGGCATAGATACGACGATGAAAATTGTATCGTTCCTACCATTAATATTAATAGTTGCTTTCCTTTTACCTAAAGATAAAGTAGAAAAGCTAGCATAA
- the bcsA gene encoding putative chalcone synthase yields the protein MPKIVSVSTYEPPYTIEQSNVEQLIKELFQHKFNNLDRLLKVFKNGDIERRQFCVPMEWYKSEHTFEERNDLYIDLATIYTVDAIKKCLNNSNFLETSLDTSEIDAFIFVSSSGISTPSIDARVMNHLKFSDRIKRIPIWGLGCAGGASGISRAFDYCLAHPTKKALVVCVELCSLTFQKNDHSKSNLVGTSLFSDGVACALICGDEVDVPTKNPIPYIINTASKWMPNSLDVMGWDFKDDGLHVIFSKDIPTIIENWLGPFIHDFLKENKISYNQLAHFIAHPGGKKVLKAYENALNLTEHHTEISRNVLKQHGNMSSPTVLYVLEQFMLNNNPQNDYGLMVALGPGFSGEAVLLQWRNSN from the coding sequence ATGCCTAAAATTGTTTCCGTAAGTACATACGAGCCACCTTATACTATTGAGCAATCAAATGTTGAACAATTAATAAAAGAGCTTTTTCAACATAAATTCAATAATCTTGATCGATTACTAAAAGTTTTTAAAAACGGAGACATAGAGAGACGTCAATTTTGTGTACCAATGGAATGGTATAAAAGTGAACATACATTTGAAGAACGTAATGATTTATACATCGACCTAGCAACAATTTATACTGTTGATGCCATTAAAAAATGTCTTAATAATTCTAATTTTCTCGAGACATCTTTAGACACTTCAGAAATTGATGCATTTATCTTTGTAAGCAGCTCTGGTATATCAACGCCAAGCATCGACGCGAGAGTTATGAATCATTTAAAATTCTCCGATCGTATAAAAAGAATTCCTATTTGGGGATTAGGATGCGCGGGAGGAGCTTCTGGTATTAGTAGAGCTTTCGACTATTGTCTCGCCCACCCTACTAAAAAAGCTCTTGTAGTTTGTGTAGAATTGTGTAGCTTAACATTTCAAAAGAACGATCATTCTAAAAGCAATTTAGTAGGTACCTCATTATTCTCCGATGGTGTTGCTTGTGCACTCATATGTGGTGATGAAGTAGACGTGCCTACCAAGAATCCTATTCCTTATATTATTAACACTGCTTCGAAATGGATGCCAAATTCGTTGGATGTTATGGGTTGGGATTTTAAAGACGATGGATTACATGTCATTTTTTCTAAGGACATTCCTACAATTATCGAAAATTGGCTTGGACCATTCATTCATGATTTTTTAAAGGAAAATAAAATTTCCTATAATCAATTAGCTCATTTCATTGCCCATCCCGGTGGCAAGAAAGTTCTGAAAGCATATGAAAATGCATTAAATTTAACAGAGCACCATACGGAAATATCTCGTAATGTGTTAAAGCAACATGGAAATATGTCCTCTCCTACAGTTTTATATGTACTTGAACAATTCATGTTAAATAATAATCCACAAAACGATTATGGATTAATGGTTGCACTTGGCCCAGGTTTTAGCGGTGAAGCAGTTTTACTTCAATGGAGGAATTCAAATTGA